A single Agromyces sp. CF514 DNA region contains:
- the orn gene encoding oligoribonuclease, with protein sequence MATASDRLVWIDCEMTGLDLEVDELVEIAVVITDYDLNPVDEGLDIVIRPDASALENMGEFVRNMHTESGLIEEIPNGVSVADAEYQVLEYVLKHIPEEQKAPLAGNSIGTDRAFLARYMPRLDGHLHYRNVDVSSIKELARRWYPRAYFQSPAKNGGHRALADILESIRELRYYRRAVFVADPGPTSAELHDIAEAVVNEFDAKV encoded by the coding sequence ATGGCAACTGCGAGCGACCGTCTGGTCTGGATCGACTGCGAGATGACCGGCCTCGACCTCGAAGTCGACGAACTCGTCGAGATCGCCGTCGTGATCACGGACTACGACCTGAACCCCGTCGACGAGGGGCTCGACATCGTCATCCGCCCCGACGCGAGCGCACTCGAGAACATGGGCGAGTTCGTGCGCAACATGCACACCGAATCCGGCCTGATCGAAGAGATCCCGAACGGCGTGAGCGTCGCCGACGCCGAGTACCAGGTGCTCGAGTACGTGCTCAAGCACATCCCCGAAGAGCAGAAGGCGCCGCTCGCAGGCAACTCGATCGGCACTGATCGCGCATTCCTCGCGCGGTACATGCCCCGCCTCGACGGGCACCTGCACTACCGCAACGTCGACGTGTCCTCCATCAAGGAGCTCGCACGACGCTGGTATCCGCGGGCGTACTTCCAGTCGCCTGCGAAGAACGGCGGGCATCGCGCCCTCGCCGACATCCTCGAATCGATCCGCGAACTGCGGTACTACCGCCGTGCGGTCTTCGTGGCCGACCCAGGGCCGACGAGCGCCGAGCTGCACGACATCGCCGAGGCCGTCGTGAACGAATTCGACGCAAAGGTGTAG
- a CDS encoding collagen-like protein, with the protein MPISYYTSEEVDAKIEALPVARDGIDGKDGAPGLPGRNGIDGAKGDKGDKGDPGEPGKDGEPGAPGAGGAGTTVLVDTLGTTDNERITALNALAQSNQANSGKTVFEFALRQYNISVPIQLWSGLRLRGSAGLPTREFGRGTVINWQGASGTAVFAYTGTQSGQGYPSDGSPRDVIVQGLEFRGGAGRHVFEKVDPLNYAASSGKRAWYFSIIDCGVVGFDTFFWGFMTGCTVRGEFHAQAVADSTFFIGGSENNIFAGGHALLDNSTAAWAASGKPYIRSIMQKSYIGNAMISARGNSYQLSIEGGNDLHVMGTQFDAPDGAPTAGANIRITAGNNVQIIGCTFKGQMNNPGTTSLGVIHVTGGKNIVIQGEFRLSGTAASPSTPLVYNSSANVVEVGLLSPGDYDYTLKGNVWAMSPRARIIS; encoded by the coding sequence ATGCCTATCAGCTATTACACGTCCGAAGAGGTCGACGCGAAGATCGAAGCACTCCCGGTAGCACGCGACGGTATCGACGGTAAGGACGGTGCCCCTGGCCTGCCGGGACGCAACGGTATCGACGGCGCCAAGGGTGACAAGGGAGACAAGGGTGATCCCGGAGAACCCGGCAAAGACGGCGAACCCGGTGCGCCCGGTGCTGGTGGTGCAGGGACGACGGTCCTTGTCGACACGCTCGGCACGACGGACAACGAAAGAATCACCGCCCTCAACGCCCTCGCGCAGTCGAATCAGGCGAACAGCGGCAAGACGGTGTTCGAGTTCGCCCTACGCCAATACAACATCAGCGTCCCCATCCAGTTGTGGTCCGGTCTCCGGTTGCGCGGTTCAGCCGGCCTCCCCACACGAGAGTTCGGGCGCGGCACCGTCATCAACTGGCAGGGCGCATCCGGTACTGCTGTGTTCGCCTACACCGGCACCCAGTCAGGGCAGGGGTACCCGTCAGACGGTTCCCCGCGGGACGTCATCGTGCAGGGTCTCGAGTTCCGTGGCGGTGCTGGCCGTCACGTGTTCGAGAAAGTTGACCCGCTGAACTACGCCGCAAGCTCCGGGAAGCGTGCCTGGTACTTCTCCATCATTGACTGCGGTGTTGTCGGGTTTGACACGTTCTTCTGGGGCTTCATGACCGGGTGCACGGTTCGTGGTGAGTTCCATGCGCAGGCCGTTGCGGACTCGACGTTCTTCATCGGCGGGTCAGAAAACAACATCTTCGCCGGCGGGCACGCACTACTCGACAACTCGACCGCAGCGTGGGCTGCATCGGGGAAACCGTACATTCGGTCGATCATGCAGAAGTCGTACATCGGCAACGCGATGATCAGCGCCCGCGGCAACTCGTACCAACTCTCCATCGAGGGTGGCAACGACCTGCACGTCATGGGCACCCAGTTCGACGCCCCAGACGGTGCACCCACCGCGGGCGCAAACATTCGCATCACCGCGGGCAACAACGTGCAGATCATTGGGTGCACGTTCAAGGGGCAGATGAACAACCCCGGCACGACTTCGCTCGGTGTCATCCACGTCACGGGTGGGAAGAACATTGTCATCCAGGGCGAGTTCCGGCTATCAGGCACAGCAGCATCACCGTCGACACCCCTCGTGTACAACTCGTCCGCCAACGTCGTCGAGGTTGGTCTACTCAGCCCCGGCGACTACGACTACACGCTCAAAGGCAACGTGTGGGCGATGTCCCCACGGGCACGCATCATCAGTTAA
- a CDS encoding aldo/keto reductase, which yields MTFLADPTRYDDMQYNRIGRSGLKLPALSLGLWHNFGHDRPLDTQRAIVRRAFDLGITHFDLANNYGPPYGSAEENFGRILATDLAPYRDEIIVSSKAGYDMWPGPYGDHGSRKYLLASLDQSLGRLGLDYVDIFYSHRPDPETPIEETMGALVSAVRQGKALYVGISNYSPEQTAAAAAALAAEGVPLLIHQPRYSMFDRHIEEGLFPVLEEVGAASIVFSPLAQGLLTDRYLSGDVPADSRAATSRFLSPDRISAEYLERVRGLATIAEERGQSIAQLALSWVLRQPLVASALIGASSVAQLEQNVAALDAPPLTEDEIARIEPFAAHGTVLG from the coding sequence ATGACCTTCCTGGCAGACCCGACGCGCTACGACGACATGCAGTACAACCGAATCGGCCGCAGCGGACTCAAGCTCCCGGCCCTCTCGCTCGGCCTCTGGCACAACTTCGGGCACGACCGTCCGCTCGACACCCAGCGCGCGATCGTCCGCCGCGCATTCGACCTCGGAATCACGCACTTCGACCTCGCGAACAACTACGGACCGCCCTACGGCAGCGCCGAGGAGAACTTCGGCCGCATCCTCGCGACCGACCTCGCCCCGTATCGAGACGAGATCATCGTCTCGTCGAAGGCCGGCTACGACATGTGGCCCGGCCCCTACGGCGACCACGGCTCCCGCAAGTACCTGCTCGCCTCGCTCGACCAGAGCCTCGGGCGCCTCGGCCTCGACTACGTCGACATCTTCTACTCGCACCGGCCCGACCCCGAGACCCCGATCGAGGAGACCATGGGCGCGCTCGTCTCGGCGGTGCGCCAGGGCAAGGCCCTCTACGTCGGCATCTCGAACTACTCGCCCGAGCAGACCGCCGCGGCGGCCGCGGCGCTCGCGGCCGAGGGCGTGCCGCTGCTCATCCACCAGCCGCGCTACTCGATGTTCGACCGCCACATCGAAGAGGGGCTCTTCCCGGTGCTCGAAGAGGTCGGGGCCGCGAGCATCGTCTTCTCGCCGCTCGCACAGGGCCTGCTCACCGACCGATACCTGTCGGGCGACGTGCCCGCAGACTCGCGTGCGGCGACCAGCCGGTTCCTCTCGCCCGACCGCATCAGTGCCGAATACCTCGAGCGCGTGCGCGGGCTCGCGACCATCGCCGAGGAGCGCGGGCAGAGCATCGCGCAGCTCGCCCTCTCGTGGGTGCTCCGCCAGCCGCTCGTCGCGAGCGCGCTCATCGGCGCGTCGAGCGTCGCACAGCTCGAGCAGAACGTCGCCGCCCTCGACGCGCCGCCGCTCACCGAAGACGAGATCGCACGCATCGAGCCGTTCGCCGCGCACGGCACGGTCCTCGGCTGA
- the nadE gene encoding ammonia-dependent NAD(+) synthetase codes for MRDLQASIIAELNVKPVVEPAEEVRARVEFLKDYLRVTGASGLVLGISGGQDSSLAGRLCRIAVDELVAEGLPARFIAVRLPYGVQHDEADAALALEFIEPQETVVFNVRHGVDGLAEDFSDAAGQPISDFGKGNVKARMRMVAQYALAGESGLLVVGTDHAAEAVTGFFTKFGDGGADVLPLTGLTKRQGRALLQYLGAPDRLYLKTPTADLLDGDPGQADEANLGLGYADIDAFLEGEEIAPDIAERIEARFLQTRHKRTVPVSMFDDWWR; via the coding sequence ATGCGAGACCTGCAGGCGAGCATCATCGCCGAACTCAACGTCAAGCCCGTCGTCGAGCCCGCCGAAGAGGTGCGCGCTCGGGTCGAGTTCCTGAAGGACTACCTGCGCGTCACCGGGGCCTCCGGGCTCGTGCTCGGCATCTCCGGCGGCCAGGACTCCTCGCTCGCGGGTCGGCTCTGCCGCATCGCCGTTGACGAGCTCGTCGCCGAGGGCCTGCCGGCGAGGTTCATCGCCGTGCGGCTCCCGTACGGCGTGCAGCACGACGAGGCGGATGCCGCGCTGGCGCTCGAGTTCATCGAGCCGCAGGAGACCGTCGTCTTCAACGTCCGACACGGCGTCGACGGACTCGCCGAGGACTTCTCGGATGCCGCAGGGCAGCCGATCAGCGACTTCGGCAAGGGCAACGTCAAGGCGCGCATGCGCATGGTGGCCCAGTACGCGCTCGCGGGGGAGTCCGGCCTGCTCGTGGTCGGCACCGATCATGCTGCCGAGGCGGTGACCGGGTTCTTCACCAAGTTCGGCGACGGGGGAGCCGACGTGCTGCCGCTCACGGGCCTCACGAAACGACAGGGCCGCGCACTCCTGCAGTACCTCGGCGCGCCCGACCGGTTGTACCTGAAGACCCCGACGGCCGATCTGCTCGACGGCGATCCGGGTCAGGCCGACGAGGCGAACCTCGGACTCGGCTATGCCGACATCGACGCCTTCCTCGAGGGCGAGGAGATCGCCCCCGACATCGCCGAGCGCATCGAGGCCAGGTTCCTGCAGACCAGGCACAAGCGCACCGTGCCGGTGTCGATGTTCGACGACTGGTGGCGTTGA
- the ssb gene encoding single-stranded DNA-binding protein — protein MTDNITVIGAVGSDPRVHTTPQGLTITSFRLASTRRVYDRAKGTWEDGDTNWYTVSTFRQLAKNASASIRRGDRVVVHGRLRLRSWESGEKAGTAIEIDAEAVGHDLTWGTTSLSKTRSTASSGAPDASAAGDATATADGWPTDSTEPSVELDARAVAAFASDDDSAEGLADASDGERILDDHTAALPF, from the coding sequence ATGACCGACAACATCACCGTGATCGGCGCCGTGGGCAGCGACCCGCGCGTGCACACGACGCCCCAGGGCCTCACGATCACCTCGTTCCGCCTCGCCTCGACCCGGCGCGTCTACGACCGGGCGAAGGGAACCTGGGAGGACGGCGACACCAACTGGTACACCGTCTCGACGTTCCGCCAGCTCGCGAAGAACGCCTCGGCCTCGATCCGGCGCGGCGATCGCGTCGTCGTGCACGGGCGGCTGCGGCTGCGCTCGTGGGAGAGCGGCGAGAAGGCCGGCACGGCGATCGAGATCGACGCCGAGGCGGTCGGCCACGACCTCACCTGGGGCACGACGTCGCTCTCGAAGACGCGGTCGACGGCGTCGTCGGGCGCACCGGATGCCTCGGCAGCCGGTGACGCGACTGCGACCGCAGACGGCTGGCCGACCGATTCGACCGAGCCGTCGGTCGAGCTCGACGCGCGGGCCGTGGCCGCGTTCGCGTCCGACGACGACTCCGCAGAGGGGCTCGCCGACGCGTCGGACGGCGAGCGCATCCTCGACGATCACACCGCAGCGCTCCCGTTCTGA
- a CDS encoding glycosyltransferase, translated as MYRRIIAALGTLADQRPGVGAIVTTGGAAVDGELAALPNVEIRGRAPHAEIMPHADLVIGHGGHSTTMRALAHGVPILVLPLDPTSDQRMTGGIVERAGIGRTLPRDASAETLRDAITAMLSDPDLRARAARTGERLRGQHGATLGAERVEAIATRP; from the coding sequence GTGTACCGGAGGATCATCGCCGCGCTCGGCACGCTCGCCGACCAGCGGCCCGGGGTGGGGGCGATCGTCACGACCGGCGGCGCCGCCGTCGACGGCGAACTCGCCGCGCTCCCGAACGTCGAGATCCGCGGCCGCGCACCGCACGCCGAGATCATGCCGCACGCGGACCTCGTGATCGGCCACGGCGGCCACTCCACCACGATGCGCGCGCTCGCGCACGGAGTCCCGATCCTGGTGCTCCCGCTCGATCCGACCTCGGATCAGCGGATGACCGGCGGAATCGTCGAGCGAGCCGGCATCGGGCGGACGCTCCCCCGCGATGCGTCGGCCGAGACGCTGCGCGACGCCATCACCGCGATGCTGTCGGATCCCGACCTCCGCGCCCGCGCCGCCCGCACGGGCGAGCGGCTCCGGGGCCAGCACGGCGCGACCCTCGGGGCGGAGCGCGTCGAGGCCATCGCCACCCGACCGTGA
- a CDS encoding cation:proton antiporter, which yields MEISIGTMVLIPLVAVTAPLLVRAVGHWVAVPLVVFEIVLGILLGPSVLGWIQPDDFVKLLSDLGLAMLFFLAGNEIDFRTIRGRPLTRAGVGWLVSLAAGFGIAVLFAPDIPSAAFVGIALTSTALGTIMPILRDAGDLKTPFGISVIALGAIGEFGPLLAISLFLTGRTPALAAIVLLVFALIAGLAIYMAAKGHGKRLHVVITATMHTSAQFGVRLVMLVLIALLALSIVLDLDMLLGAFTAGVLYRVLLSGAPERDHDLLEIKVEALGYGFLVPVFFIMTGVTFDLGALANPATLALVPVFVGLLLVVRGIPSMLAAPAGSDRWTVAATALFGATGLPIIVAVTGIGVDTGDISTGTAAALVGAGMISVLLFPLIGLALRKRAPDAAGRPVDDDTEVPIEG from the coding sequence GTGGAGATCTCGATCGGCACCATGGTGCTCATCCCGTTGGTCGCGGTCACGGCGCCGCTGCTGGTGCGGGCCGTCGGGCACTGGGTGGCCGTGCCGCTGGTGGTCTTCGAAATCGTGCTCGGGATCCTGCTCGGACCCTCGGTGCTCGGGTGGATCCAGCCCGACGACTTCGTCAAGCTGCTCTCCGACCTCGGCCTGGCCATGCTCTTCTTCCTCGCGGGAAACGAGATCGACTTCCGCACGATCCGGGGTCGTCCGCTGACGCGGGCCGGCGTCGGTTGGCTCGTCTCGCTCGCCGCGGGGTTCGGCATCGCGGTGCTCTTCGCGCCGGACATCCCCTCGGCCGCGTTCGTCGGCATCGCGCTGACCTCGACCGCGCTCGGCACGATCATGCCGATCCTCCGCGACGCGGGCGACCTGAAGACGCCGTTCGGGATCTCGGTCATCGCGCTCGGGGCCATCGGCGAGTTCGGCCCGCTGCTCGCGATCTCGCTCTTCCTCACGGGGCGCACGCCCGCGCTCGCGGCGATCGTGCTCCTCGTCTTCGCACTCATCGCCGGTCTCGCGATCTACATGGCGGCGAAGGGCCACGGCAAGCGGCTGCACGTGGTCATCACCGCGACGATGCACACGAGCGCCCAGTTCGGCGTACGCCTCGTGATGCTCGTGCTCATCGCCCTGCTCGCGCTCAGCATCGTGCTGGACCTCGACATGCTGCTCGGCGCGTTCACCGCGGGAGTGCTCTACCGCGTGCTCCTGTCGGGAGCACCCGAGCGCGACCACGACCTGCTCGAGATCAAGGTCGAGGCGCTCGGCTACGGATTCCTCGTGCCCGTGTTCTTCATCATGACGGGCGTGACGTTCGACCTCGGAGCGCTCGCGAACCCCGCGACGCTGGCACTGGTCCCCGTGTTCGTGGGGTTGCTGCTCGTCGTGCGCGGCATCCCGTCGATGCTCGCGGCCCCCGCAGGATCCGACCGCTGGACGGTGGCCGCGACCGCGCTGTTCGGTGCGACGGGCCTCCCGATCATCGTCGCGGTGACCGGAATCGGCGTCGACACCGGCGACATCTCGACGGGCACCGCGGCTGCCCTCGTCGGGGCCGGCATGATCTCGGTGCTCCTGTTCCCGCTCATCGGCCTCGCGCTCAGGAAACGTGCTCCGGATGCCGCCGGGAGACCCGTCGACGACGACACCGAGGTGCCCATCGAAGGCTGA
- a CDS encoding site-specific integrase — MPKARPFKLKSGEVVWRIQFRIDGKVKTETLPDKGAADQFAAWVGKYGGKAARELLAKRDASGHQIPTLAEWTATYLSPESGILTGIQPGTRRGYERMTNAFLPLLGDHPIDAITRDDIGQWVHWVEQQPSGSRKGQTVAPKTVANYRALLSNIFTAAKERKLISDNPVSGVRITRGQSREGVFLTRDEFDVILEHVPNHYKPLVIFMANTGCRWGEATALTWSDIDRSKRTPTVSINKAWKKGVDGVPVLGVPKSAKGRRSIPLPQEVVDSLPPRQGGDQLVFHGVEGGRLWYGMFNTRIWKRAVEKANVGKTPNIHDLRHTYASWLLAAGAPLNAVQNKLGHEKIDTTISVYGHLAPGVDEDIVRVLDAMNRQRRAIEA, encoded by the coding sequence ATGCCTAAGGCGCGTCCGTTCAAGCTCAAGTCGGGCGAAGTCGTCTGGCGGATTCAGTTCCGCATCGACGGCAAGGTCAAGACCGAGACTCTGCCCGACAAGGGAGCCGCCGACCAGTTCGCAGCATGGGTGGGCAAATACGGTGGGAAAGCCGCGCGCGAACTCCTCGCCAAACGTGACGCATCCGGGCACCAGATCCCCACCCTCGCCGAATGGACAGCAACCTACCTATCCCCCGAATCAGGCATCCTCACAGGCATCCAACCCGGCACCAGGCGCGGCTACGAACGCATGACTAACGCGTTCCTCCCCCTTCTCGGCGACCACCCCATCGACGCCATCACACGAGACGACATCGGCCAATGGGTGCACTGGGTCGAACAGCAACCATCAGGCTCGCGCAAAGGGCAGACTGTCGCACCAAAGACGGTCGCGAACTATCGTGCGCTCCTGTCCAACATCTTCACTGCCGCGAAGGAACGCAAACTCATCAGCGACAACCCCGTGTCCGGTGTGCGCATCACCAGGGGGCAGTCACGTGAGGGAGTGTTCCTCACACGCGACGAATTCGACGTCATCCTCGAGCACGTCCCCAACCACTACAAGCCGCTCGTCATCTTCATGGCAAACACCGGATGCCGTTGGGGTGAAGCGACCGCGCTGACATGGTCCGACATTGACCGCTCCAAGCGAACCCCAACCGTGTCGATCAACAAGGCATGGAAGAAGGGTGTCGATGGTGTGCCCGTTCTGGGTGTGCCGAAGTCCGCGAAAGGTCGCAGGTCCATCCCGCTCCCCCAAGAGGTAGTAGATAGCCTTCCGCCGCGTCAGGGTGGAGACCAGCTCGTGTTCCACGGTGTCGAGGGTGGACGCCTCTGGTACGGCATGTTCAACACGCGCATCTGGAAACGTGCCGTCGAGAAAGCCAACGTCGGCAAGACACCCAACATTCACGACCTGCGCCACACGTACGCGTCGTGGCTGCTCGCAGCCGGCGCACCCCTAAACGCCGTTCAGAACAAGCTCGGGCACGAGAAGATCGACACCACGATCAGCGTGTACGGTCACCTCGCACCCGGTGTCGATGAAGACATTGTGCGCGTGCTCGATGCCATGAACCGACAGCGCCGCGCGATCGAGGCTTAG